A genomic stretch from Streptomyces sp. QL37 includes:
- a CDS encoding cytochrome P450 gives MTLVAPPPIPRAAGSVPLLGHAVQLVRDNLGFIASLRADYGPLVEITLQPGTRTLIVQDPDLIRTMLTDLGPGLDKGRFFEKMGQLLGDSVVTAAGQEHVRKRRQLQPAFARPEIARYVDIMRGATTAAVDSWTPGHQLDVREAMVELSLEMLAKTVFAGSLDDATFRQLRKDLSVVMNGVGARVMLPDWVERLPLPFNRRFTAARDAVRATIDRAVAELQDSGRETGDMLSLLLRTTDEETGLPPTGHEISSEILTLAVAGTETTASVLSWALYEIARDTAVERKVLDELDTVLDGRPIAFEDLPRLPYLNRVIRETLRLHHTGWLVTRRTVTRTQLGPWSIPAGTELAYCQHALHRDPALFPDPLTFDPDRWLEEAQAEAFTPGAFLPFGAGKHKCIGDRFALTELMTAIATIVRRVRFETPPDRTVRPVARATVRPSTLLMTAHPRSGSNGRERERH, from the coding sequence GTGACGCTCGTAGCGCCTCCCCCCATACCCAGAGCGGCAGGTTCGGTCCCGCTCCTGGGTCACGCGGTACAGCTCGTACGCGACAACCTCGGCTTCATCGCCTCGCTCCGTGCCGACTACGGCCCACTGGTCGAGATCACCCTCCAGCCCGGCACCCGTACTCTCATCGTCCAGGACCCCGACCTCATCCGGACCATGCTGACCGACCTCGGTCCCGGTCTCGACAAGGGACGCTTCTTCGAGAAGATGGGTCAGCTGCTGGGCGACTCCGTCGTCACCGCCGCGGGTCAGGAGCACGTCCGTAAGCGACGCCAGCTCCAACCCGCCTTCGCCCGGCCGGAGATCGCCCGTTACGTCGACATCATGCGAGGCGCGACGACCGCCGCCGTCGACTCGTGGACCCCTGGCCATCAGCTCGATGTCCGCGAGGCCATGGTCGAGCTCTCCCTCGAGATGCTCGCCAAGACCGTCTTCGCCGGCAGCCTGGACGACGCGACGTTCCGTCAGCTGCGCAAGGACCTCTCGGTCGTCATGAACGGTGTCGGGGCGCGCGTCATGCTGCCCGACTGGGTGGAGCGGCTCCCCCTGCCCTTCAACCGCCGGTTCACAGCCGCCCGGGACGCGGTGCGGGCCACCATCGACCGCGCCGTGGCCGAACTCCAGGACTCGGGGCGGGAGACCGGTGACATGCTGTCCCTGCTGCTCCGCACCACGGATGAGGAGACCGGCCTTCCGCCGACCGGGCACGAGATCAGCTCGGAGATCCTCACTCTGGCCGTGGCGGGCACCGAGACCACCGCCTCGGTACTGTCCTGGGCGCTCTACGAGATCGCCCGGGACACCGCTGTCGAACGAAAAGTCCTGGACGAGCTCGACACGGTTCTCGACGGCCGTCCCATCGCGTTCGAGGATCTTCCACGTCTGCCCTACCTCAACCGCGTCATCCGGGAAACACTGCGGCTGCACCACACCGGATGGCTCGTCACCCGTCGCACCGTCACGCGGACACAACTGGGACCGTGGTCCATTCCCGCCGGCACCGAACTCGCCTACTGCCAGCACGCCTTGCACCGCGACCCCGCGCTCTTTCCCGACCCGCTCACCTTCGATCCGGACCGCTGGCTGGAAGAGGCACAGGCGGAGGCGTTCACGCCCGGAGCGTTCCTCCCCTTCGGTGCCGGCAAGCACAAGTGCATCGGGGACCGGTTCGCCCTCACCGAACTGATGACCGCGATCGCCACGATCGTCAGGCGAGTGCGGTTCGAGACCCCGCCGGACCGGACGGTCCGGCCCGTGGCCCGGGCGACCGTGCGGCCCAGCACCCTGCTGATGACCGCGCACCCGCGGAGCGGCTCCAACGGGCGGGAGCGGGAGCGGCACTGA
- a CDS encoding MFS transporter: MRLSYVRELDEYPTGGRRIRILSMAVLAVLIGSYEGQIAPVAPLLLEDLDMSLSTYGTISALATVAGALASMAGGRLTDTLGRVRLLIPLMLLTTVCCVLMTTVHSPAQLLMARVALSVIDGMALAGTAPLVRDFSPRMGRAQAFGFWTWGPVGANFLAAAIASATLPLFHDSWRSQFVIMAVVSLVASLVIAYNIADLSPELRGRIQQTEKRAIVTAGPTTPPRARGLLAHRNMVAHVVGIGLWLVLFLTLSLYGPLMLGESFGLSASTAAGIMSVFWVLNLVTVVVSGRISDRLQLRKPLCVGGTLAAVAVTGYLVHLMGRQDVSHPHLMITGALLGGAMGVAYGPWMANFSEDAENIDPRLQGSAWGLFGFTSKAVAVLALFAVPRVVEHASWHLWMVIALGCMVLFLPATLFFHGPWRRGAVAPAKAPEPVTPRAAD; the protein is encoded by the coding sequence ATGAGGCTCTCCTACGTACGCGAACTCGACGAGTACCCCACCGGCGGACGCCGGATACGCATCCTCAGCATGGCCGTGCTCGCCGTCCTGATCGGATCGTACGAGGGGCAGATCGCCCCCGTCGCGCCCCTGCTGCTCGAAGACCTGGACATGTCTCTGTCCACCTACGGCACGATCTCCGCGCTGGCCACCGTCGCCGGTGCCCTCGCCTCCATGGCCGGCGGCCGCCTCACCGACACACTCGGGCGGGTGCGCCTGCTCATCCCCCTCATGCTGCTCACGACGGTGTGCTGCGTGCTGATGACCACGGTGCACTCACCCGCACAACTGCTCATGGCCCGGGTCGCGCTCTCGGTCATCGACGGCATGGCGCTCGCCGGCACCGCGCCGCTCGTACGCGACTTCTCACCACGCATGGGGCGCGCCCAGGCATTCGGCTTCTGGACCTGGGGCCCGGTCGGCGCCAACTTCCTGGCCGCCGCGATCGCGAGTGCCACCCTGCCGCTCTTCCACGACTCGTGGCGCTCCCAGTTCGTCATCATGGCCGTGGTGTCGCTCGTCGCCTCCCTGGTGATCGCGTACAACATCGCCGATCTCTCTCCCGAACTGCGTGGACGCATCCAGCAGACGGAGAAGCGCGCGATCGTCACGGCCGGCCCCACCACGCCGCCCAGGGCCCGGGGCCTGCTCGCCCACCGCAACATGGTGGCGCACGTCGTCGGCATCGGGCTGTGGCTCGTGCTCTTCCTCACGCTCTCCCTGTACGGGCCGCTCATGCTGGGGGAGTCGTTCGGCCTGAGCGCGTCGACCGCGGCCGGGATCATGTCGGTCTTCTGGGTACTCAACCTGGTCACGGTCGTGGTGAGCGGGCGGATCTCCGACCGGTTGCAACTCCGCAAGCCCCTCTGTGTGGGCGGAACGCTCGCGGCGGTGGCGGTCACCGGTTACCTCGTGCACCTGATGGGCCGTCAAGACGTCTCGCATCCGCACCTGATGATCACCGGCGCCCTGCTCGGCGGCGCGATGGGCGTGGCCTACGGTCCCTGGATGGCCAACTTCTCCGAGGACGCCGAGAACATCGACCCCCGGCTCCAGGGCAGCGCGTGGGGCCTGTTCGGATTCACGTCCAAGGCCGTGGCCGTGCTCGCGCTGTTCGCCGTGCCCCGTGTGGTCGAGCACGCGAGCTGGCACCTGTGGATGGTCATCGCACTCGGCTGCATGGTGCTGTTCCTTCCGGCGACGCTGTTCTTCCACGGACCGTGGCGCCGTGGCGCCGTGGCGCCGGCGAAGGCTCCTGAACCGGTCACCCCGAGGGCGGCGGACTGA
- a CDS encoding acetate--CoA ligase family protein, whose translation MSTATTQIRTEAMHALFAPRSIALVGATDKSGWSLSTFDNLRNHGFRGPVHLVNPRTEVVHGRRAHRSLTDIGEAVDMAYVMVPTPAVLPVLREGAGLGIRSYVVLTAGFGETGPEGRRLEEEILAFARENQLTVLGPNGNGYINATEGTTPYGLPIPPPLIGGPVGVVLQSGALASSILAFAQARNVGLSLLTSMGNETMVSVTDVIDYLVDDPATRVIALFLESVRHPEEFARAARRAARAGKPIVALKIGSSALASHTAQAHTGALVGDDAVVDAAFRQLGVVRVRSLEDLIITAGLLARTGPVEGPRIAVVTPSGGACEVIADRAEQEGLELPPFAPETVARLKEILPDFATVQNPLDVTGYVVVDRTLLSRALEVVADDPGVDAVMLLTDLPRLPPADLNLTLQHFSTTAQRIRDARRPVIVAGNVLTDITEVGRQVQRETGFPYVAGGIEHAMTAIGAAVRWSRARGETAGTTTADNRVPPVVRGETTGLWAEHRASRLLTDNGVPVVPSTLAATEDEAVEAAAAFGYPVVLKAAAEGLGHKSDIGGVRLGLNGPEAVREAHREVCAALRGRGPTGIGTLVQPQRGGGVELLVGVVRDPAWGLTMAVALGGIWVEVLRDSVLRLLPVDTAGIRRALGELRGARLLEGARGTEPTDLDKVAEVIVRIGQLAESLGPKLESLEVNPLLVRGSEVEALDALIAWN comes from the coding sequence ATGAGCACGGCCACGACACAGATCCGCACCGAGGCGATGCACGCCCTCTTCGCACCCCGCTCCATCGCGCTGGTGGGTGCGACGGACAAATCAGGATGGTCGCTGTCCACGTTCGACAACCTGCGCAACCACGGCTTCCGCGGCCCGGTCCACCTCGTCAATCCCCGTACGGAGGTGGTGCACGGCCGGCGCGCCCACCGCAGCCTCACCGACATCGGTGAAGCGGTCGACATGGCCTACGTCATGGTTCCGACACCCGCGGTGCTGCCGGTACTGCGCGAGGGCGCGGGCCTGGGAATCCGCAGCTACGTCGTGCTCACCGCGGGCTTCGGCGAAACCGGTCCGGAAGGCAGGCGACTCGAGGAGGAGATCCTCGCCTTCGCACGGGAGAACCAGCTGACCGTGCTCGGTCCCAACGGCAACGGATACATCAACGCCACCGAGGGAACCACACCGTACGGGCTGCCGATCCCGCCACCGCTGATCGGCGGTCCCGTGGGCGTGGTGCTGCAGAGCGGCGCACTGGCCAGCTCCATCCTCGCCTTCGCCCAGGCCCGCAACGTCGGTCTCAGCCTCCTCACCTCGATGGGCAACGAGACGATGGTCTCGGTCACCGACGTCATCGACTACCTCGTGGACGACCCCGCCACCCGGGTGATCGCGCTGTTCCTGGAGTCCGTACGCCACCCGGAGGAATTCGCCCGCGCAGCCCGCCGTGCCGCCCGGGCCGGCAAACCGATCGTGGCACTCAAGATCGGTTCCAGCGCACTCGCCTCGCACACCGCCCAAGCCCACACCGGGGCCCTCGTCGGGGACGACGCGGTCGTCGACGCCGCGTTCCGGCAGTTGGGGGTGGTACGCGTCCGCTCCCTGGAGGACCTGATCATCACGGCCGGGCTGCTGGCCCGGACCGGCCCGGTGGAGGGACCCCGGATCGCCGTGGTGACCCCTTCCGGCGGGGCCTGCGAGGTCATCGCCGACCGCGCCGAACAGGAAGGTCTGGAGCTGCCACCGTTCGCCCCGGAGACGGTGGCACGGCTGAAGGAGATCCTGCCGGACTTCGCCACCGTCCAGAATCCGCTGGACGTCACCGGCTACGTGGTCGTGGACCGCACACTCCTCAGCAGGGCCCTGGAGGTGGTGGCCGACGATCCGGGCGTCGACGCGGTGATGCTCCTGACCGACCTGCCGAGACTGCCGCCCGCCGACCTGAACCTGACGCTGCAGCACTTCTCCACGACCGCACAGCGCATCCGCGACGCGCGACGGCCGGTGATCGTCGCGGGCAACGTGCTCACCGACATCACGGAGGTCGGCCGCCAGGTCCAGCGGGAGACAGGCTTCCCGTACGTGGCGGGCGGGATCGAGCACGCCATGACCGCGATCGGCGCGGCCGTCCGCTGGTCCCGGGCCCGGGGCGAGACCGCCGGGACCACCACGGCCGACAACCGGGTGCCACCCGTCGTACGAGGCGAGACCACAGGGCTCTGGGCGGAGCACCGGGCGTCCCGGCTGCTCACGGACAACGGTGTTCCGGTCGTCCCCTCCACCCTCGCCGCCACCGAGGACGAGGCGGTCGAGGCGGCTGCCGCATTCGGGTACCCAGTGGTGCTGAAGGCCGCCGCCGAGGGACTCGGGCACAAGAGCGACATCGGCGGGGTGCGGCTCGGACTGAACGGACCGGAGGCTGTACGAGAGGCCCACCGCGAGGTGTGCGCCGCCCTGCGCGGCCGCGGGCCGACCGGTATCGGCACCCTCGTGCAGCCGCAGCGCGGCGGCGGCGTGGAACTGCTCGTCGGGGTGGTCCGCGATCCGGCCTGGGGACTGACCATGGCCGTCGCCCTCGGTGGGATCTGGGTCGAGGTGCTGCGCGACTCGGTGCTGCGGCTGCTGCCGGTGGACACCGCCGGTATCCGCCGCGCACTGGGCGAACTCCGTGGTGCCCGGCTGCTCGAAGGCGCACGCGGGACGGAGCCCACGGACCTCGACAAGGTCGCCGAGGTAATCGTCAGGATCGGGCAGCTGGCCGAAAGCCTCGGCCCGAAGCTGGAATCGCTGGAGGTCAACCCGCTCCTCGTCCGGGGAAGCGAGGTCGAGGCGCTGGACGCACTGATCGCCTGGAACTGA
- a CDS encoding histidine kinase codes for MRYVLPVSVTESVPPHGRATAQGAGPQRIPGRDPRAQWALTLAIIVAGTLTIRPMGFSGRGLAVAVLFVINCAALLPRRLPEGKVPKHLALAWLTLGTVAAAALIGVSSSGTSYLFAFFLAGHMGFRLEPRPALVLAGICSLLCSGVLLFRLGPGYHELPWAVGLATGVPALAGIVNRSQRQAVLAAIAAAESAERAAHAEARTAVLTERSRIARDVHDVLAHSLAGINMQLELADALIDTGDLARVREANDKAHSLVRKSLEQAQWTVHALREDSLPLLQTLTALLESSGHRGVLTVTGTVREVPVRVTQNLLRIAQEALTNAARYAPGADVGMTLTFEASSTTLRIRNGPATRAVKARIGSGMGLIGMRERVALLGGSVTARPVTEGPDEGGWQVEAVIPE; via the coding sequence ATGCGATATGTTCTGCCCGTGTCCGTAACCGAGAGCGTCCCGCCCCATGGAAGGGCCACGGCGCAGGGGGCGGGCCCACAACGAATCCCCGGGCGGGACCCGCGTGCGCAATGGGCGCTCACCCTTGCGATCATCGTGGCCGGAACCCTGACGATCCGGCCCATGGGCTTCAGCGGCCGAGGTCTGGCTGTCGCCGTCCTCTTCGTGATCAACTGTGCGGCGCTGCTGCCCCGGCGCCTGCCGGAGGGCAAGGTTCCCAAGCACCTCGCTCTCGCATGGCTGACGCTCGGCACCGTCGCGGCGGCCGCCCTGATCGGCGTCAGCAGCAGCGGAACGAGCTACCTCTTCGCCTTCTTCCTCGCCGGTCACATGGGATTCCGCCTCGAGCCCAGGCCGGCCCTCGTTCTCGCGGGGATCTGCAGCCTGCTCTGCTCCGGCGTCCTCCTCTTCCGGCTCGGGCCCGGATATCACGAGCTGCCCTGGGCCGTCGGTCTCGCCACAGGCGTCCCGGCCCTGGCCGGCATCGTCAACCGCAGTCAGCGCCAGGCCGTACTGGCCGCGATCGCGGCGGCCGAATCGGCCGAACGTGCCGCTCACGCCGAGGCCCGGACCGCCGTGCTGACCGAGCGCAGCCGGATAGCCCGGGACGTGCACGACGTCCTGGCGCACTCGCTGGCCGGGATCAACATGCAACTGGAACTGGCCGACGCCTTGATCGACACCGGTGACCTCGCCAGGGTCCGGGAGGCCAACGACAAGGCACACAGCCTGGTCAGGAAGAGCCTTGAACAGGCGCAGTGGACCGTGCACGCCCTGCGCGAGGATTCGCTGCCGCTGCTGCAGACTCTGACCGCACTGCTCGAGTCGTCGGGCCACCGTGGTGTCCTCACCGTCACCGGGACCGTCCGTGAGGTGCCCGTCCGGGTAACCCAGAATCTGTTGCGGATCGCGCAGGAGGCTCTGACCAACGCCGCTCGGTACGCCCCCGGGGCAGATGTCGGCATGACGCTGACGTTCGAGGCTTCGTCGACCACACTGAGGATTCGCAACGGCCCTGCCACCCGCGCGGTGAAAGCGCGTATCGGCAGCGGGATGGGACTGATCGGAATGCGTGAACGGGTCGCACTGCTGGGTGGAAGCGTCACGGCCCGCCCGGTCACCGAGGGACCGGACGAGGGCGGCTGGCAGGTGGAGGCGGTGATCCCGGAATGA
- a CDS encoding MFS transporter, translated as MSRTGETAEVEQLRYAWRVLSVISMASILIALGSSSLNVALPDVVRHFDAGAAAANWILLSYMLANTVLLVVFGRLADMFGRRTMYLLGLATYTVASLLLGFAPGAWFLVGLRVVQAAGGAMLLANSAALLADAFPPRHMARGMGVYIASFSVAQLVGPTLGGYLTHRFGWEWVFWYNVPIGLLCLVRGAVVLRKVGGRGGDRGIDVPGNLLVLVGLGGLLIGLSEVGDRSWGDPVVVACLALFAVLVPVFLIVERRSVRPVVDVGLFRDVPFALGLLTSFLNAVSRMAVVLLIALFYQAVHGEDPVSAGLKVLPLPVAAMIASACSGMLHSRLAPRTIVLLSTSVGTAGLLVLLLEMSVEVGYAPIACGLVLVGVGSGMFMPANTTAMLDGIAPDRIGIVNAMRLMIQNTGVVVSTALAMSLVTSALPAGLRDRVFDGTISHVAPHALAQLVTGYRLALLVMAVISALAVLASLGRPRAADDPADAAGRTGRRSPAPDGVSPPPSG; from the coding sequence ATGTCCAGGACCGGGGAAACAGCGGAAGTGGAGCAACTTCGTTACGCCTGGCGCGTGTTGTCAGTCATCAGCATGGCGAGCATCCTCATCGCGCTCGGCAGCAGCTCGCTGAACGTCGCACTCCCGGATGTGGTGCGGCACTTCGACGCCGGTGCTGCCGCCGCGAACTGGATCCTGTTGTCCTACATGCTGGCCAACACGGTGCTCCTGGTCGTGTTCGGCCGGCTGGCCGACATGTTCGGGCGGCGCACCATGTATCTGCTCGGGCTGGCCACGTACACCGTGGCCAGCCTGCTCCTCGGTTTCGCCCCGGGTGCGTGGTTCCTGGTGGGCCTGCGGGTGGTACAGGCCGCCGGCGGCGCGATGCTGCTGGCCAACAGTGCGGCGCTGCTGGCCGACGCGTTCCCGCCCCGCCACATGGCGCGTGGCATGGGGGTCTACATCGCGTCGTTCTCCGTGGCGCAGCTGGTGGGCCCGACGCTGGGCGGTTACCTGACGCACCGTTTCGGCTGGGAGTGGGTGTTCTGGTACAACGTGCCGATCGGCTTGTTGTGCCTGGTCCGGGGGGCCGTGGTGTTGCGGAAGGTCGGTGGCCGAGGCGGTGACCGCGGCATCGACGTGCCGGGAAATCTCCTCGTACTGGTCGGTCTGGGAGGCCTGCTGATCGGCCTGTCGGAGGTCGGTGACCGGAGCTGGGGTGATCCGGTGGTGGTCGCCTGCCTGGCGCTCTTCGCGGTGCTGGTGCCGGTGTTCCTCATCGTGGAGCGGCGCAGCGTCCGTCCGGTGGTGGATGTCGGGCTCTTCCGGGACGTGCCGTTCGCGTTGGGCCTTCTGACGTCGTTCCTCAACGCGGTGTCCCGGATGGCCGTGGTCCTGCTCATCGCGCTGTTCTACCAGGCGGTGCACGGGGAGGATCCGGTGTCGGCCGGATTGAAGGTGCTGCCGCTGCCGGTCGCCGCGATGATCGCGTCGGCGTGCTCGGGGATGCTGCACTCCAGGCTGGCACCGCGCACGATCGTGCTGCTCAGTACGTCGGTCGGCACTGCGGGGCTGCTGGTGCTTCTCCTGGAGATGTCCGTGGAGGTGGGCTACGCGCCGATAGCATGCGGGCTGGTACTCGTCGGGGTGGGCTCGGGGATGTTCATGCCGGCCAACACCACGGCGATGCTGGACGGTATAGCGCCCGACCGGATCGGGATCGTCAACGCGATGCGTCTGATGATCCAGAACACGGGGGTGGTGGTGAGTACGGCGCTGGCCATGTCGCTCGTCACCAGTGCGCTCCCGGCAGGGCTGCGCGACCGCGTCTTCGACGGAACGATCTCCCATGTGGCCCCGCACGCGCTGGCCCAGTTGGTCACCGGCTACCGGCTGGCCCTGCTCGTGATGGCGGTCATCTCGGCCCTGGCGGTGCTCGCCTCGCTCGGCCGGCCGCGGGCGGCGGACGATCCCGCCGACGCCGCCGGCCGGACGGGGCGGAGGTCCCCCGCGCCGGACGGTGTCAGTCCGCCGCCCTCGGGGTGA
- a CDS encoding response regulator transcription factor, which produces MSGTTEEHQPLKVVVADDQAAVREPLAAVLGLSDDIEVVAAAADGNEVLTAVATGPVDVVLMDLRMPVMDGTEATRRLSEEYPHVAVVVLTTFADDESILGALSAGARGYLTKNAGRQDITRAIRAAAAGQSVLDREVQDRLLATVRTRAPVVGHSLPGTLTPREREVLALIGQGLPNRGIAEKLFISEATVKTHINNLFAKAGIRDRADAVRRAIESGLT; this is translated from the coding sequence ATGAGTGGAACGACCGAGGAGCACCAGCCGTTGAAAGTGGTGGTGGCCGATGACCAGGCCGCTGTCCGGGAACCGCTTGCCGCGGTGCTCGGGCTGTCCGACGACATCGAGGTCGTCGCGGCAGCAGCGGACGGCAACGAGGTGCTGACAGCGGTCGCCACCGGGCCGGTGGACGTGGTGCTGATGGACCTGAGGATGCCCGTGATGGACGGGACCGAGGCAACTCGTCGGCTGAGCGAGGAGTACCCGCACGTGGCGGTGGTCGTGCTGACCACCTTCGCCGACGACGAATCGATCCTGGGCGCGCTGAGTGCCGGGGCCCGCGGCTATCTGACCAAGAACGCGGGACGCCAGGACATCACACGGGCGATCAGGGCCGCCGCCGCCGGTCAGTCGGTGCTCGACCGCGAGGTCCAGGACCGGTTGCTCGCCACCGTCAGGACCAGGGCGCCGGTGGTGGGACATTCCCTGCCGGGCACCCTCACGCCCCGCGAACGAGAGGTACTCGCTCTGATCGGCCAGGGCCTGCCCAACCGGGGGATCGCGGAGAAGCTGTTCATCAGTGAGGCCACGGTCAAGACCCACATCAACAACCTGTTCGCCAAAGCGGGAATCCGGGACCGTGCCGATGCCGTCCGTCGCGCCATCGAATCAGGACTGACCTGA
- the aztD gene encoding zinc metallochaperone AztD: MKHVARPRAAAAVSALLGVSVALTACGGETEGSAARTTGKASASPAAQVAEPIVATYDGGLYILDGKTLKLAEDIPLEGFNRVNPAGDDRHVMVSTATGFRVLDAAGRKLTDVEFEGSKPGHVVRHAGRTILFADGTGVVTIFDPEDLGGTKPQAETYTSAAPHHGVAIQLADGKLVTTLGTEEKRVGIAVLDKDRKEITRSEECPGVHGEATAQGEAVVIGCEDGVLVYKDGAVKKVKSPTEYGRIGNQAGSDESPVVLGDYKTDKDAELERPEQVSLINTRTGRMRLVDIGTSYTFRSLARGPHGEALVLGTDGRIHVIDPDTGKVTRKISALDSWQEPLDWQQARPALFVRDHTAYVSDPSSRKLLAIDIESGEQLASTELPKASNELSGVKGH; encoded by the coding sequence ATGAAGCACGTAGCACGCCCGAGGGCGGCGGCTGCCGTCAGCGCCCTTCTCGGTGTATCCGTCGCGCTCACCGCCTGCGGGGGCGAGACCGAGGGGTCCGCTGCCAGGACGACGGGCAAGGCGTCGGCTTCCCCGGCCGCCCAGGTCGCGGAACCGATTGTCGCCACGTACGACGGGGGCCTGTACATCCTGGACGGGAAGACGCTGAAGCTCGCCGAGGACATACCGCTGGAGGGGTTCAACCGGGTCAACCCGGCGGGCGACGACCGCCATGTGATGGTGTCGACCGCGACCGGTTTCCGGGTACTCGACGCGGCGGGGCGCAAGCTCACCGATGTCGAGTTCGAGGGCAGCAAGCCGGGTCACGTCGTCCGGCACGCGGGCAGAACCATCCTGTTCGCCGACGGGACCGGCGTGGTCACGATCTTCGATCCCGAGGACCTGGGCGGGACGAAGCCGCAGGCCGAGACGTACACCTCCGCCGCCCCGCACCACGGTGTCGCCATCCAGCTGGCCGACGGCAAGCTGGTGACCACGCTCGGCACGGAGGAGAAGCGCGTCGGCATCGCCGTGCTGGACAAGGACCGTAAGGAGATCACCCGGAGCGAGGAGTGCCCCGGTGTCCATGGGGAAGCGACCGCACAGGGCGAGGCGGTCGTCATCGGCTGTGAGGACGGCGTCCTGGTCTACAAGGACGGTGCCGTCAAGAAGGTGAAGAGCCCCACGGAGTACGGCCGGATCGGCAACCAGGCCGGGTCCGACGAGTCGCCCGTGGTCCTCGGGGACTACAAGACGGACAAGGACGCCGAGTTGGAACGTCCGGAGCAGGTCTCCCTCATCAACACCCGGACGGGCAGGATGCGGCTGGTCGACATCGGTACGAGCTACACCTTCCGTTCGCTGGCACGGGGTCCGCACGGTGAGGCGCTCGTCCTGGGCACCGACGGCAGGATCCATGTCATCGACCCCGACACGGGCAAGGTGACCAGGAAGATCTCCGCCCTGGACTCGTGGCAGGAGCCGCTGGACTGGCAGCAGGCCCGCCCGGCGCTGTTCGTGCGCGACCACACGGCGTACGTCTCGGACCCGTCGAGCAGGAAGCTGCTGGCGATCGACATCGAGTCGGGCGAGCAGCTGGCCTCGACCGAACTGCCGAAGGCCTCCAACGAGCTGAGCGGTGTCAAGGGGCACTGA
- a CDS encoding GNAT family N-acetyltransferase, translated as MLTLAEIADEPLVLTRHLALRAVAGVVFRPLAHADTERLARFLGGLSPESRRLSTFDGYDVVAARELCDAIARYDKLRLVLEEVPSSRIVGLLEVGLALTPSDIARYREAGIELSELTDCRFGPTLADDYQGQGVGTLILPLVADVARRLGRTRIILWGGVLADNARAIRHYEKNGFRRVGSFAGVDGSLSLDMMLDLRRIP; from the coding sequence GTGCTCACACTGGCGGAGATCGCCGACGAACCGCTGGTTCTTACGCGCCATCTGGCCCTGCGCGCCGTCGCCGGCGTCGTCTTCCGCCCCCTCGCCCACGCCGACACCGAGCGTCTGGCGCGTTTCCTCGGGGGGCTGTCCCCTGAATCGAGGCGGCTCAGCACGTTCGACGGTTACGACGTCGTGGCTGCCCGGGAGCTGTGTGATGCGATCGCGCGCTACGACAAGCTCAGGTTGGTGCTCGAGGAAGTGCCGTCCTCCAGGATCGTCGGCCTTCTCGAAGTCGGTCTCGCCCTCACCCCCTCGGACATCGCGCGCTACAGGGAAGCAGGCATCGAGCTCTCGGAGCTGACCGACTGCCGTTTCGGTCCCACCCTGGCCGATGACTACCAGGGACAGGGGGTGGGGACGCTGATCCTTCCCCTCGTGGCGGACGTCGCGCGGCGGCTCGGCAGGACGAGGATCATCCTGTGGGGAGGCGTCCTCGCCGACAACGCTCGCGCCATTCGCCATTACGAGAAGAACGGCTTCCGGCGGGTCGGCTCCTTTGCCGGCGTGGACGGTTCGCTGTCCCTCGACATGATGCTGGACCTCCGACGGATCCCGTGA